The nucleotide sequence CATCCTCTAGTGTTCAGGACTTACTGAAATTAGATTTTTCTAGGATACACCCCCTCACTGGACCTATAGAGGTCATAGGAGCTGAGCCTGGGGACGCATTAGAGGTAGAGTTTCTGGACTTCCGAAATAAGGGATGGGGGTGGACGGGAGTACTTCCTGGATTTGGGTTTTTGGCTGACGAACAGTACACGTCTCCCATAGATGTTTTAGGTCCTGCTCTTAAGATATGGAAAGCAGATGATAAGTACGCTTATGCAAAATTTGGTGATTTAGAGGTTTCAGTCCCATTACACCCATTCCCTGGAGTAATAGGTGTAGCTTTACCTCAAAGGGGAAGATTCAGTACTATCCCGCCAAGGGAAAATGGAGGAAACATGGACATTAAGCACCTAACGATTGGCACAAAACTCTACCTTCCGGTATTCGTTAATGGGGCGTTGCTCTCGGTGGGTGATACTCATTTAGCTCAAGGAGACGGAGAGGTATGTGGAACAGCTATTGAAGGTCCAATGGAGGTTACAATTAAGATCAGACTACTGAAAAACGTGGGTCTCAGTCAACCTGTGTTTATCACAAAAAGGGTAAAGGAAATGGAGTTTAATGAATATATAGCATTTCCGGGTATAGATAGAGATCTGTGGATTGCATCAAAAAAGGCAGTGAGGGGGATTATATCCATACTATCTAAATATATGACACCTGTAGAGGCGTATATGTTAGCTAGTACGGTTGTCAATTTAAGGGTGAGCGAAGTAGTTGATGTTCCCAATTGGATAGTAACAGCTTACCTACCCAAAGACGTACTAGGGAGGGATATACAGTTAGTTTAAAATTACGTTATTAAGCAAAGATCTAGTGCAGTGATCCTATCGAAAAGAAATTTCTGAACAGGATAATGATAAACTAAAAATTTTTTCTCTTGGCTTTCCCAAATCTCTCCAACTTATTTCTAATATATTCTTTTTACGTATTTAGAATGAATTTCTCTGAATCCCATTTTCTTGTAGAAAGATGAGGCGATTACGTTTCTTGAAGGGAAATTAGCTGATAGTAATTGAATTCCCCTCTTCTCTAACTCCTCTTCAATAAAACTAATTATATCCTTTCCCACTCCTTGCCTCCTGTATGCAGGATGAACGTAAAACTCCTCTATTATTGCCTCCCTATCAGGGAAGTAGAAGATCCTCTCATGCACCACAACCCTTGCAGTACCGACAATTTTACCATTGTCCTCGGCTACTACAATAATTTCGTCTGGATTTTCAAGGCTCTTGTCCACGCTCTTTGACACTCTCTCCTCCAGATTCTCCGGATTACTCAACAGGGGGTCAAATTCACTATTCAACCTATACATCCTGCTGAAGAAGTCCACAATGGTTTTTGTATCTTCTTTTTTAGCCAGTCTTATGCTGACCATGTTGTTACCACCAAACCCATTATTTTCCTAGCCCTTAATATTCTCTGCTTCGCTATTTCCCTAAATTCTTCCCTACTCTTGTTATTTCTCGCTAAGCCTAACTCCACTGCTTTACTTGCTATTGCAGAGGCTACCTCATAATAAGCCTCCCATTCGTCCATCCTTGGAATAATGTAGTTTTCATTAATACCTTTTCTCCTTGCAAACTCAGCCAAAGCCTCTGATGCTGAAATTACCATCTTATCCGTCACACTTTTAGCCCTACTGTCTAAGACTCCCCTAAACACAGCTGGAAATATTAATGAGTTATTCACCTGGTTAGGGAAATCACTCCTACCTGTGGCTACTATTTTCGCTCCTGCCTCTTTAGCGTCTTGAGGTAATATCTCAGGTATTGGGTTTGCCAGAGCAAAGACTATCGCGTTCTTATTCATCACGCTTACCCATTCTTTCTTTATAACGTTTGGACCTGGAGTTGAAGCCGAAATAACTACATCAGCCCCACTGAATGCGTCCTTAATCTCCTTGACCTCATAGCCATTTGTCTTTACAGCTAACTCGTATTTCCATCTATGATGTAACATTAAGTGGTCAATGTCTTCCCTTGTCGAGTATAATGGTCCCTTACTGTCTATCATTATCATATTCTCTAGTTTAAAACCGTACTCAGCCAATATTCTAGCCGTAGCTATATTTGAAGCCCCTGCGCCGTATAATACAACTTTGCTTTCCTTTGGATCTTTATTTGTCAGTATCATCGCGTTTATTAGCCCGGCTAAGATTGCACCGGCTGTGCCCTGTTGGTCATCATGCCAAACAGGTATTTCCAACATTGATTGCAACTTCTCAAGGATGTAGAAACACTTTGGAGACTCTATATCCTCTAGGTTTATACCCCCAAATGAGGTTTCTAGTGCTTTAACCACTGAAATGAATTCATCAGCACTCTTTACGTTTATTGGCAATGGTATTGCATCAACTCCGCCCAAATATTTGAACAGTAGTGATTTTCCTTCCATAACAGGCATTGCCGCTGTGGGACCGATCCTACCCAAGCCCAATACCCTTGTACCATCTGTAACTACTGCAATTGTATTCCATCTGCTTGTCAGCTCAAAGCTCTTCTCAGGATCTTTATATATAGCCTTAGATACCTCAGCTACGCCAGGAGTGTAAATAAGGGAAAAGTCATCATACGAAGTTATCGGAATCTTTGGATATATTTCAATTTTTCCCTCGTACTTTTTTGATAATTCTACAGGATCTTTCATGTTGTAGATTATTGCTAAAGGATTATAAATAGATTGTTCTTAACATTTTAGACATTAGGAAATTTAACATGTTTGAAACTTTAATTACCTCTCGTTCCTTACTCTGTATACTTTTAAACCCACCATACCATCAAAATTAGAACAGAAAAGCCCAGTAGAGTACATAATGGACGTCAACTGACTATTTTTCAATTCAATCAGGTCTGCCCAAAACCTTAGTGTATTCCCTGTATAATGTGTTGTTAAGTCTTAAAACACACACTAAAGAAATCCAATCGTCTAGTTCTCAAGACCTCTCCTTCATAGCCTGTATGTCTGAGACATGAATATTTAGATTAATATGTGACTATTTTGGAATGGAATTAATTTTTATATATTTATTTTAACATTAATTAAAACATGAATTACACAGAAATTATAAAAGGATTAGAGAGACTGGTAAAGATACCCGAATACCATGTGCTAGGAAAACTCAGGGATAATTTAGTCTTCTTCTCCACGGCTCAAGGTGTAACTAATATCTCTGCACTAATCAACACAAGAGTTGTTAGACTCACAAAGGAGCCCATAAGCTTTCCGTCTACTCCGAAGTCACATCTCGATTTCTTAGTTTTTGCCAGAGATATTGAGAGAGGGAAGGAAAAACATGCAGTCTATGCCTGTAATTTAAAGGGAGAGGAGTATGAAATAGCATCTCCAAGAGTAAGGATAATGAGTGTTGCTTATGATGATAAAAATGTTGCTTTTGTGGGCTCAAGTGAAGACGGGACATATCTGTATGTAATTGAGGGAGGAAAACTAAAGAAACTAAATGACGTTCCACCGTTTTCGTTTGTGACAGACATTGAAGCTAATCATATCACAGGAGTATCAGTAGTTAGCCCAAGATCTCAAGATTTCTTCATTGCTGATCTAAGTGGAGAGCTGAAGATCTTAACACCTAAGCAGGGTAGTGTGAATCAACCGTATAGGATAAAAGGGAATAAAGTTTACTTAGCGAGCGACTATGAGAACATTGGTGAGAGTTACTGGATATATACGTATGATTTAGCTTCCAACACTTATGAGAGAGTGGATTTTCCAGAAAGAGATATCTATCAATATAAGCCTGTGGAGATATTTTATGACCCTGAGGATAAGTTAATAATTAGTAAGAGGGATGGAAGAGAAAATTTGTTTTTGAACGGTAAACTGATTAATACTGTTCCTGGAACCCTAACTGGAGCTACAGTAATTGATAATTACATTTACTTTTCACACTCCTCATTGGTTTCACCACATAAAATATACAGGGTAGATAAGGAGGGTGGTAAGGTTGATGTTGTGGTTGATAATGAAGAGCATGTAGATCTGGGACAAGTGGAATATGTGAAAATACAGAGTTATGATAAAGTAGAAGTCCCTACATGGATTATAAAGTCTAAAGCGGGAAAAGTTCCTAGCACAGCAGTAGTGTATGTGCATGGTGGACCATGGGGAGAAATTGATGATAGGTGGAATTCAATAATTTCCTCATTACTTCTATTTGGATATCATGTTGTAACACCTAACTTCAGGGGGTCAACCGGATATGGGAGTAAGTTTTACTTAATGGATATTGGAGATCCTGGAGGTGGTGATTTGATGGATGTGGTTAAGGTAAGGGATTACATCGTAGGAAAAAAGATAGCCGAAAAAGTGGGAGTTATGGGTTATAGTTACGGCGGTTATATGACATTATTGGCACTGGGAAGAGAACCTGATAAATGGGATTTTGGTATGGCAGGAGCCTCAGTAGCGGACTGGATTGAGATGTATGAATTATCTGACTCTACATTTAAGGGGTTCATAGAGCTACTCTTCAATGGAAAGAATTTAGACTTAATGAAAGAGAGATCTCCTATCACTTACGTTAACAACGTTAAGGCTCCTGTATGTATTATACATTCACAAAACGATAGTAGAACCTTTCTCAGCCCTGTAATAAGGTATGTCCAAGAGCTACATAAAGCTGGGAAGAGTTTTGAGTTTCACGTTGTCCCTGATGCAGGTCATGCAGACTACACTGTGGACGATCTCATAAATTTTACACTGCCTGCAATTATGTTCCTAGAGAAGTTGCGTAAAAAGTGGGAGGAAAACTAGTAATGAAGGGAACTGCATACTGAAGGAGAGAAGCTTTTATATTTTATAATGATCATACCTTAATAATAATTTAGATCGTATTACTTTTTAAATATTATACAAAAAGTTTAAAAGAATAATTTCGATTACCTCTCTAAAATCTTATTTGGTTAGTACTAGAGATTATCATATGGGTAGAACGCAACCGTCATTTACCAGAGCAGTTGACGCCGAGTTAGCCAAGCTCCTTAGACTTAGTGAGAGAATTGGTTATCCGTGTTTCAGAGAGGTGATAGTAGAGGCTACAAAGAGGGTCAGAGATTTTCAGAGTGCTTTATACGATGAAGTGACAGACCCACAGGAGATAGTCTTTCTTGCGGTAATTTCTGTGTTAGCTGAAGGTGCTTGTAATGGAAGGCTATCTCGTTGATGCTTTACCGTCTTACAACAGTGTAGTCCTAGTCTTAGATGGATTCAGAAAGGTGAAAGTGAGGACAACATTTCCCATTTACGTTATCACTGATAGACCTGAAATGATAGCTCAACACCCCTCAGTAGTGAATTATAACGAGGAAGTATGGAGGGACTTAGAGGGCAGACAGATAAGGCTATACAAATTTGAGCTAACTGACATAAATGCGTATTATTACATAAAGAAGAGAGTTAAGACTGTAAATGAGTTACCCACTGTTATGTCGCAAGTCTTACATAGGCTAAATGCATTACCATTTAGAAAGATCACTATAGAGGAGAGTGGAAAAGAAAAGAGTAGTAGTGCAGAGAGGGTGGGTAACACTAGTACTAGGATAGAGCTCCACCCAGAGGAGTTTCCAAAAGTATCATTTGCAACAGTTACAAGTGTTGACTGGTATGGACCATCGCCTTACGGTAAGAGATATGTCGCAAACATTAATGGAGAGGAGGAAGAACAGGAGGGGAGGATAGACGATTTAGACCTGAAAGTTGATGTGGCTGAATGTTTCGGTATTGCCTGTGACAAGGTTAAAGCCTCGGTGAAGATAAGGAGTAAGAAGGCACCAGTATCTATTAAGGGATTAATAGAGTGGTCTCTACTAAGTAAGACTTTGATAAGGGAGTTAGAGAATTCGACAATAGGTAAAGCCTTAACCACGAATGAGGCGTGGATTGCCTTCCAGAGAAAGGTTATTATACCAAATGTGGTTCCAAGGGTAGAAAAAATGAGAACACTGGATCAATTAAAGGCTGTGGATAAGGGTGGGTTAGTTATCTTTCCTAAAGTAGGTTGTTACAATAATGTATACCAAGTTGATTTCTCCTCCATGTATCCGTCATTAATAGTTAAATACAATATATCTGCTGAGACAGTGGATAAGTGTAATGATGTGGAGACTGAAATAGGTCATACGATTTGCCTAAAGGAGAAGGGAATAGTGCCAGAAGCATTGGAGTGGTTAGTTAATAGAAAAGAGGAGTTGAAGAAATTCGATAAGGAGAGAGCAGAGGCGATAAAGTGGATTCTCGTTGCCTCATTCGGTTACCTAGGGTATAGGAACTCTAAATTCGGTAAAATAGAGGCTTATGAGTTAGTTACGTATTTTGCACGGAAGACATTAAGGAGAACAATAGACTTAGCTAGAGAACATGGGCTGGAGGTTTTACACGGAATTATAGACTCATTAATAGTTAGAGGAGATAAGATTAGGGAGTTTATTGATCACACACAGCAGGTTACAGGGCTAAAACTGAAAGAAGAGAAGATGAAATGGGTAATGCTATTTAACGCTAAAGACGGAACCCCATATCCAATGAGGTATTTAGGAAAATTAGAGAACGGAGAGATGAAGGTTAAGGGGTTAGTTAGGAAAAACATGCCAAACATCGTTAAGGAATTTCTCGAGGACGTGGTTGAGGTAATGGGTAGAGCCGATACGTGTGAGCAGATCGATATAGGTGAGATTGACGTTATTTACAGGAGATATAGACAACGGGTTGCTCATGCAGAACCAAAGGACTATGTATTATGGGTCAAGGGAAAACCTTATGTCAGGGGAGTGAGGGGATTTTATGACGCCAGGAAGGGTTATAAAGGAAGAGATATTTTCTATTATCTACATTATTTAGAGAGAAGTTACGAGGTGATACTCTCTGCTCTCAACGGGATTCTCGACCTTAGATAGGATAATACAAAGAGATGAGATAGTTGAGTTCTACTCTACAGACTACAATTTACTCTATGAGTTCTACCATAGGGTAATAGTCGTCTCCTCTCCCGTGAAAGTGATTATAGTAGGTGAAAGAGGAGGGCTAAATCCCTTACTAATAGAGAGATTTAAGAGAATATTTCAGAGAGACGGAGATATTTATATCAGAAGAGCATTTAAGATAGAGGATGTCAAACCAACCATTGAGGAGATGGGAGACGAGTTTATACTGATTAACCCTTATCATCACGGTAAGAACTACACAGAGATTGTGGCAGCGATAAGAAAGACTAAGGGCAGAAAATTCTTGTTCAGCAATATGGATAGAGAGGTTAATGGATCATTATTTGGCTCCCATTCCGTACACTCTATGATTAGACTTGAAAGAGGCGAAAGAGGATTTAAGGCTATAGTGGTCAAGAGTCTTATACTAGAAGAAGTGGAAATACCCTTCGGATACTGGGAAATTTTCGGCAAAGATCAGGGAGAAGGCTTAATGAAGTGGATTCTGACTTCCTCCCCGCCTTGAAAGGCTAGGTGCTCCTCAAATTGCAACTTGATTTAAAATTGGAAAGGAAAAGTGACCTTTAAGTGAGGATACTTGATAACTAGAGATCAATTGAACGTTTAGCTAAATGTTTTTAGAGAAAACCTTATCTCATGTATAATACAGACTCCAGTTTAGGTTAGAGTCTTCTCGGTGAACATCGACTTAGTAATTCGACTTGTAGTCCCTGGATCTCCAGTCTTTTTACTTTAGACAAACAAGTTTTTATCCGTTTTACTTGTCATACAGTTATACTAAATAAAGAGAAGTCCTTCCGGCTAAGACATATAAAAGCCAGTAAGGGAAAATTACTTTATAGTGATCTGGTGAAACCTGACTATAGTCGAGTATTACATTAAAACCTCATCTTCCAAAGACCCTTGTAAATACATGCTTTACGCTCTTAAGAATTTTACATAAGTCGACATAATCAGTTATCCAGGGCTCAATCATCAATCTTGCCCTGCCCAGTGAAAATCATCATCAGTCTTGATTATACTTATGTCTCTATTATAAGTCTTGACCTAATCAAATTATGTTGAAATTTCTCATTTCCTCCCGCCTGAAGTGCAGTGCTCTCTTCAATTCATAATTCTTCAGATCGAAATTTATGTAGACTTTAGCGATAAAGATCTCATTAGTACTGAGAACATAAGAGAGGACTGTTTGAAATAACAATTATTAAAGATCAGGTTTCATCATGCAGTATATGACTTATTCATCATCTATTTTAAGGCTATACATTTATACTGATTATTAACAGTTAAG is from Sulfolobus acidocaldarius DSM 639 and encodes:
- a CDS encoding NAD(P)-dependent malic enzyme; this encodes MKDPVELSKKYEGKIEIYPKIPITSYDDFSLIYTPGVAEVSKAIYKDPEKSFELTSRWNTIAVVTDGTRVLGLGRIGPTAAMPVMEGKSLLFKYLGGVDAIPLPINVKSADEFISVVKALETSFGGINLEDIESPKCFYILEKLQSMLEIPVWHDDQQGTAGAILAGLINAMILTNKDPKESKVVLYGAGASNIATARILAEYGFKLENMIMIDSKGPLYSTREDIDHLMLHHRWKYELAVKTNGYEVKEIKDAFSGADVVISASTPGPNVIKKEWVSVMNKNAIVFALANPIPEILPQDAKEAGAKIVATGRSDFPNQVNNSLIFPAVFRGVLDSRAKSVTDKMVISASEALAEFARRKGINENYIIPRMDEWEAYYEVASAIASKAVELGLARNNKSREEFREIAKQRILRARKIMGLVVTTWSA
- a CDS encoding alpha/beta hydrolase family protein, encoding MNYTEIIKGLERLVKIPEYHVLGKLRDNLVFFSTAQGVTNISALINTRVVRLTKEPISFPSTPKSHLDFLVFARDIERGKEKHAVYACNLKGEEYEIASPRVRIMSVAYDDKNVAFVGSSEDGTYLYVIEGGKLKKLNDVPPFSFVTDIEANHITGVSVVSPRSQDFFIADLSGELKILTPKQGSVNQPYRIKGNKVYLASDYENIGESYWIYTYDLASNTYERVDFPERDIYQYKPVEIFYDPEDKLIISKRDGRENLFLNGKLINTVPGTLTGATVIDNYIYFSHSSLVSPHKIYRVDKEGGKVDVVVDNEEHVDLGQVEYVKIQSYDKVEVPTWIIKSKAGKVPSTAVVYVHGGPWGEIDDRWNSIISSLLLFGYHVVTPNFRGSTGYGSKFYLMDIGDPGGGDLMDVVKVRDYIVGKKIAEKVGVMGYSYGGYMTLLALGREPDKWDFGMAGASVADWIEMYELSDSTFKGFIELLFNGKNLDLMKERSPITYVNNVKAPVCIIHSQNDSRTFLSPVIRYVQELHKAGKSFEFHVVPDAGHADYTVDDLINFTLPAIMFLEKLRKKWEEN
- a CDS encoding DNA polymerase domain-containing protein gives rise to the protein MEGYLVDALPSYNSVVLVLDGFRKVKVRTTFPIYVITDRPEMIAQHPSVVNYNEEVWRDLEGRQIRLYKFELTDINAYYYIKKRVKTVNELPTVMSQVLHRLNALPFRKITIEESGKEKSSSAERVGNTSTRIELHPEEFPKVSFATVTSVDWYGPSPYGKRYVANINGEEEEQEGRIDDLDLKVDVAECFGIACDKVKASVKIRSKKAPVSIKGLIEWSLLSKTLIRELENSTIGKALTTNEAWIAFQRKVIIPNVVPRVEKMRTLDQLKAVDKGGLVIFPKVGCYNNVYQVDFSSMYPSLIVKYNISAETVDKCNDVETEIGHTICLKEKGIVPEALEWLVNRKEELKKFDKERAEAIKWILVASFGYLGYRNSKFGKIEAYELVTYFARKTLRRTIDLAREHGLEVLHGIIDSLIVRGDKIREFIDHTQQVTGLKLKEEKMKWVMLFNAKDGTPYPMRYLGKLENGEMKVKGLVRKNMPNIVKEFLEDVVEVMGRADTCEQIDIGEIDVIYRRYRQRVAHAEPKDYVLWVKGKPYVRGVRGFYDARKGYKGRDIFYYLHYLERSYEVILSALNGILDLR
- a CDS encoding acetamidase/formamidase family protein — translated: MQYTIHAITHNKWDNSLQPVLKVSDGDVITLETKEASDGQVTPSSSVQDLLKLDFSRIHPLTGPIEVIGAEPGDALEVEFLDFRNKGWGWTGVLPGFGFLADEQYTSPIDVLGPALKIWKADDKYAYAKFGDLEVSVPLHPFPGVIGVALPQRGRFSTIPPRENGGNMDIKHLTIGTKLYLPVFVNGALLSVGDTHLAQGDGEVCGTAIEGPMEVTIKIRLLKNVGLSQPVFITKRVKEMEFNEYIAFPGIDRDLWIASKKAVRGIISILSKYMTPVEAYMLASTVVNLRVSEVVDVPNWIVTAYLPKDVLGRDIQLV
- a CDS encoding GNAT family N-acetyltransferase: MVSIRLAKKEDTKTIVDFFSRMYRLNSEFDPLLSNPENLEERVSKSVDKSLENPDEIIVVAEDNGKIVGTARVVVHERIFYFPDREAIIEEFYVHPAYRRQGVGKDIISFIEEELEKRGIQLLSANFPSRNVIASSFYKKMGFREIHSKYVKRIY